A stretch of Linepithema humile isolate Giens D197 chromosome 3, Lhum_UNIL_v1.0, whole genome shotgun sequence DNA encodes these proteins:
- the LOC105669760 gene encoding CDGSH iron-sulfur domain-containing protein 3, mitochondrial, which yields MSVLNRLPRFAPLSALHHKNISRFSTESDEAKIPVNPLKETYSANQQTGTGVIYDKKPFKMRLVADKNYSWCMCGQSKSQPLCDGTHKNIFLKIKLRPIRFTVPETKEYWLCNCKQTSNRPFCDGTHKRPEIQEAIRY from the exons ATGAGCGTATTAAATCGGCTACCGCGATTCGCTCCTCTGAGCGCTCTTCATCACAAAAAT ATTTCTCGCTTCTCCACGGAATCCGATGAAGCGAAGATACCCGTGAATCCGCTGAAGGAAACGTACAGTGCAAACCAGCAGACCGGAACGGGAGTTATATACGACAAGAAGCCGTTCAAAATGCGTCTCGTAGCCGACAAGAACTACTCTTGGTGCATGTGCGGTCAGAGCAAGAGCCAGCCGCTGTGCGACGGCACGCACAAGAACATCTTTCTCAAAATTAAGCTTAGACCCATACGTTTCACCGTTCCGGAAACTAAGGAGTACTGGCTGTGCAATTGTAAGCAAACGTCAAACAGACCTTTCTGCGACGGCACGCACAAACGACCGGAAATACAGGAAGCGATACGATATTAA
- the LOC105669761 gene encoding uncharacterized protein has protein sequence MASISQLLFLLIIYATYLTVCDRCCEISHRELPRYDLIKTNWRSNQPIISRKAVSNVSECNKFAASKKALAFNFVSARNRAGRRENMCQALQCPEDHNMTTLVSAANYRYYSMYPIFAPPAKTMLRCIPRTGLFVLSSERLNYTQARNFCQERNASLTHVISEERTEGLGKLISQNFPSFVGLSNKDKEKIWKNEFGEPLSCFDYRAWGEGEPSHSKGCVTLVNPPAKNSPPFWKVVPCHTSMPFICEISPLPQRASRRHHRNRHTS, from the exons ATGGCAAGCATCAgtcaacttttatttttattaattatatatgcaacATATTTAACTGTTTGCGACCGCTGTTGTGAAATCAGTCATCGCGAATTGCCACGATATGATCTAATAAAGACAAATTGGCGCTCGAATCAGCCGATCATATCGCGTAAAGCGGTTTCCAACGTGAGCGAGTGTAACAAATTCGCAGCATCGAAGAAAGCCCTCGCCTTCAATTTTGTTTCCGCAAGGAATCGTGCCG GAAGGCGAGAAAATATGTGTCAAGCTCTTCAATGCCCCGAGGATCACAACATGACTACTCTCGTATCCGCGGCAAATTACAGATATTACAGCATGTATCCCATCTTTGCTCCACCAG CGAAAACAATGTTAAGATGCATTCCTAGAACGGGATTATTCGTGCTTTCGTCCGAGCGCTTGAATTATACTCAGGCACGCAACTTCTGTCAAGAGCGGAACGCATCGCTTACGCATGTGATAAGCGAGGAGCGCACGGAAGGTTTGGGAAAACTCATATCGCAAAACTTTCCCAGTTTTGTAGGCCTCAGCAATAAGGACAAggaaaaaatttggaaaaatgaaTTCG GCGAACCCTTATCTTGTTTCGATTATCGAGCATGGGGCGAGGGAGAACCGTCGCACTCGAAGGGCTGCGTCACCCTTGTAAACCCGCCCGCTAAAAACTCTCCGCCCTTTTGGAAAGTAGTGCCTTGTCACACGTCGATGCCGTTTATCTGCGAAATCTCGCCGTTACCTCAACGAGCGTCACGACGCCACCACAGAAATCGCCACACGTCATAA
- the cindr gene encoding SH3 domain-containing kinase-binding protein 1 isoform X2 has protein sequence MSELNPVMEVKYNYAIVEYNYTAQEEDELTLRKGDIITDIRMMLGGWWEGTLRDKRGMFPDNFVKMLDSTADNRSSVSGSNSETLSSTKSEEVTLRNGSGRRYCKVLFSYDPCNEDELALVPQESIEFLGEVEEGWWRGRLRGRVGVFPSNFVSQPAPEEQERHKERDKKEMCRVLFPYEAANEDELTLAEGDMITLISKDAPDKGWWKGELKGQVGLFPDNFVELIGTKNESQEQESQRGYEVTSLSAKSSTKHSHQVKKIEKAHVRKSLDARNAHTSNISDHFPVISTTKKSPMMPVMATGSGDGDKKSATSIISSLKRLVIDVGNNNNGIGNTTSASLEELDGVERGEGTPLSHLTASRAKAPRRRPPSSQHLRHHAAGSTGISTSPTGMAGLPSVPNTLSDENMSNGRPDTVLEQVPDEETDGLAAKTRRKAPWVEELKMNQMERRKIAAADRVVDKVEVKKERNFPRIMTQGNVTDSVNKADADNDDSKQKDKSPRADASPHADHSPGASGQSAYVPYALYSKLLERVAALEEKQAMLQVTVGQLSEQLTPLLANASINSKISL, from the exons ATGTCGGAACTGAATCCGGTCATGGAAGTGAAGTATAATTATGCGATAGTGGAGTATAATTATACGGCGCAAGAGGAAGACGAGCTGACGCTGCGGAAGGGCGACATCATCACCGACATTAGGATGATGCTCGGAGGATGGTGGGAGGGCACCCTGAGGGACAAGCGCGGCATGTTCCCCGATAACTTTGTCAAG ATGCTAGATTCGACAGCCGACAACAGAAGCAGCGTCAGCGGTAGCAACAGCGAGACTCTAAGCAGCACAAAGTCTGAGGAAGTTACTTTGAGAAATGGATCTGGCAGACGCTACTGCAAGGTCCTCTTCAGCTACGATCCCTGTAACGAGGACGAGCTAGCTTTAGTGCCGCAGGAATCGATAGAATTCCTGGGAGAAGTGGAGGAAGGATGGTGGAGAGGTCGACTCAGAGGTAGAGTCGGCGTGTTCCCCTCGAACTTTGTCTCCCAGCCTGCCCCGGAAGAGCAAGAGAGGCACAAGGAGCGGGATAAGAAGGAGATGTGCAGAGTACTGTTCCCTTATGAGGCTGCTAACGAGGATGAGCTTACCCTGGCCGAGGGAGATATGATCACGCTTATATCCAAGGACGCACCGGACAAG GGATGGTGGAAAGGAGAGCTGAAAGGACAAGTGGGTCTGTTCCCTGACAATTTTGTCGAGCTGATCGGTACGAAGAATGAGTCACAGGAGCAAGAATCCCAGCGGGGGTACGAGGTTACGTCGCTTAGCGCAAAGTCAAGTACTAAACATTCCCATCAAGTGAAGAAAATCGAAAAGGCGCACGTTAGGAAAAGTCTGGATGCCAGAAACGCTCACACGAGTAATATATCAG ATCATTTCCCCGTCATAAGCACCACTAAAAAGAGCCCTATGATGCCGGTGATGGCCACCGGAAGCGGGGACGGTGATAAGAAGTCGGCCACCTCGATTATATCGAGCCTGAAACGTCTCGTGATCGACGtgggaaataataataacggtATCGGCAACACGACGAGTGCATCTTTGGAGGAATTGGATGGCGTGGAACGCGGGGAAGGCACGCCGCTTTCGCATTTGACGGCTTCTCGCGCTAAAGCGCCTCGGCGACGTCCGCCTTCGTCGCAGCATCTGCGTCATCACGCCGCCGGATCGACCGGCATCAGCACATCCCCGACGGGAATGGCCGGTCTCCCGTCCGTTCCGAACACTCTTTCG gACGAAAATATGTCTAATGGAAGGCCTGACACCGTGCTGGAACAAGTGCCGGATGAAGAAACGGACGGGCTTGCGGCGAAAACGAGGAGGAAAGCACCCTGG GTCGAGGAATTGAAAATGAATCAGATGGAGAGGCGAAAGATCGCCGCGGCTGATCGGGTCGTCGATAAAGTAGAAGTGAAGAAGGAACGTAATTTCCCGCG AATAATGACGCAAGGAAACGTCACGGATTCAGTCAACAAAGCGGACGCCGACAACGACGACAGCAAGCAGAAGGATAAAAGTCCGAGAGCCGACGCGAGTCCCCACGCTGACCACAGCCCTGGTGCATCGGGACAGTCGGCCTACGTTCCATACGCGCTCTACAGCAAATTATTGGAGAGG GTCGCCGCGCTGGAAGAGAAACAAGCAATGCTGCAAGTGACAGTGGGACAGCTCTCCGAGCAACTCACGCCTCTTCTCGCGAACGCATCGATCAACAGCAAG ATCTCATTGTGA
- the cindr gene encoding SH3 domain-containing kinase-binding protein 1 isoform X3 encodes MSELNPVMEVKYNYAIVEYNYTAQEEDELTLRKGDIITDIRMMLGGWWEGTLRDKRGMFPDNFVKMLDSTADNRSSVSGSNSETLSSTKSEEVTLRNGSGRRYCKVLFSYDPCNEDELALVPQESIEFLGEVEEGWWRGRLRGRVGVFPSNFVSQPAPEEQERHKERDKKEMCRVLFPYEAANEDELTLAEGDMITLISKDAPDKGWWKGELKGQVGLFPDNFVELIGTKNESQEQESQRGYEVTSLSAKSSTKHSHQVKKIEKAHVRKSLDARNAHTSNISDHFPVISTTKKSPMMPVMATGSGDGDKKSATSIISSLKRLVIDVGNNNNGIGNTTSASLEELDGVERGEGTPLSHLTASRAKAPRRRPPSSQHLRHHAAGSTGISTSPTGMAGLPSVPNTLSDENMSNGRPDTVLEQVPDEETDGLAAKTRRKAPWVEELKMNQMERRKIAAADRVVDKVEVKKERNFPRIMTQGNVTDSVNKADADNDDSKQKDKSPRADASPHADHSPGASGQSAYVPYALYSKLLERVAALEEKQAMLQVTVGQLSEQLTPLLANASINSK; translated from the exons ATGTCGGAACTGAATCCGGTCATGGAAGTGAAGTATAATTATGCGATAGTGGAGTATAATTATACGGCGCAAGAGGAAGACGAGCTGACGCTGCGGAAGGGCGACATCATCACCGACATTAGGATGATGCTCGGAGGATGGTGGGAGGGCACCCTGAGGGACAAGCGCGGCATGTTCCCCGATAACTTTGTCAAG ATGCTAGATTCGACAGCCGACAACAGAAGCAGCGTCAGCGGTAGCAACAGCGAGACTCTAAGCAGCACAAAGTCTGAGGAAGTTACTTTGAGAAATGGATCTGGCAGACGCTACTGCAAGGTCCTCTTCAGCTACGATCCCTGTAACGAGGACGAGCTAGCTTTAGTGCCGCAGGAATCGATAGAATTCCTGGGAGAAGTGGAGGAAGGATGGTGGAGAGGTCGACTCAGAGGTAGAGTCGGCGTGTTCCCCTCGAACTTTGTCTCCCAGCCTGCCCCGGAAGAGCAAGAGAGGCACAAGGAGCGGGATAAGAAGGAGATGTGCAGAGTACTGTTCCCTTATGAGGCTGCTAACGAGGATGAGCTTACCCTGGCCGAGGGAGATATGATCACGCTTATATCCAAGGACGCACCGGACAAG GGATGGTGGAAAGGAGAGCTGAAAGGACAAGTGGGTCTGTTCCCTGACAATTTTGTCGAGCTGATCGGTACGAAGAATGAGTCACAGGAGCAAGAATCCCAGCGGGGGTACGAGGTTACGTCGCTTAGCGCAAAGTCAAGTACTAAACATTCCCATCAAGTGAAGAAAATCGAAAAGGCGCACGTTAGGAAAAGTCTGGATGCCAGAAACGCTCACACGAGTAATATATCAG ATCATTTCCCCGTCATAAGCACCACTAAAAAGAGCCCTATGATGCCGGTGATGGCCACCGGAAGCGGGGACGGTGATAAGAAGTCGGCCACCTCGATTATATCGAGCCTGAAACGTCTCGTGATCGACGtgggaaataataataacggtATCGGCAACACGACGAGTGCATCTTTGGAGGAATTGGATGGCGTGGAACGCGGGGAAGGCACGCCGCTTTCGCATTTGACGGCTTCTCGCGCTAAAGCGCCTCGGCGACGTCCGCCTTCGTCGCAGCATCTGCGTCATCACGCCGCCGGATCGACCGGCATCAGCACATCCCCGACGGGAATGGCCGGTCTCCCGTCCGTTCCGAACACTCTTTCG gACGAAAATATGTCTAATGGAAGGCCTGACACCGTGCTGGAACAAGTGCCGGATGAAGAAACGGACGGGCTTGCGGCGAAAACGAGGAGGAAAGCACCCTGG GTCGAGGAATTGAAAATGAATCAGATGGAGAGGCGAAAGATCGCCGCGGCTGATCGGGTCGTCGATAAAGTAGAAGTGAAGAAGGAACGTAATTTCCCGCG AATAATGACGCAAGGAAACGTCACGGATTCAGTCAACAAAGCGGACGCCGACAACGACGACAGCAAGCAGAAGGATAAAAGTCCGAGAGCCGACGCGAGTCCCCACGCTGACCACAGCCCTGGTGCATCGGGACAGTCGGCCTACGTTCCATACGCGCTCTACAGCAAATTATTGGAGAGG GTCGCCGCGCTGGAAGAGAAACAAGCAATGCTGCAAGTGACAGTGGGACAGCTCTCCGAGCAACTCACGCCTCTTCTCGCGAACGCATCGATCAACAGCAAG
- the cindr gene encoding SH3 domain-containing kinase-binding protein 1 isoform X1 produces the protein MSELNPVMEVKYNYAIVEYNYTAQEEDELTLRKGDIITDIRMMLGGWWEGTLRDKRGMFPDNFVKMLDSTADNRSSVSGSNSETLSSTKSEEVTLRNGSGRRYCKVLFSYDPCNEDELALVPQESIEFLGEVEEGWWRGRLRGRVGVFPSNFVSQPAPEEQERHKERDKKEMCRVLFPYEAANEDELTLAEGDMITLISKDAPDKGWWKGELKGQVGLFPDNFVELIGTKNESQEQESQRGYEVTSLSAKSSTKHSHQVKKIEKAHVRKSLDARNAHTSNISDHFPVISTTKKSPMMPVMATGSGDGDKKSATSIISSLKRLVIDVGNNNNGIGNTTSASLEELDGVERGEGTPLSHLTASRAKAPRRRPPSSQHLRHHAAGSTGISTSPTGMAGLPSVPNTLSDENMSNGRPDTVLEQVPDEETDGLAAKTRRKAPWVEELKMNQMERRKIAAADRVVDKVEVKKERNFPRIMTQGNVTDSVNKADADNDDSKQKDKSPRADASPHADHSPGASGQSAYVPYALYSKLLERVAALEEKQAMLQVTVGQLSEQLTPLLANASINSKHVNKIRCLYAHPVEVISEQRNNAAGD, from the exons ATGTCGGAACTGAATCCGGTCATGGAAGTGAAGTATAATTATGCGATAGTGGAGTATAATTATACGGCGCAAGAGGAAGACGAGCTGACGCTGCGGAAGGGCGACATCATCACCGACATTAGGATGATGCTCGGAGGATGGTGGGAGGGCACCCTGAGGGACAAGCGCGGCATGTTCCCCGATAACTTTGTCAAG ATGCTAGATTCGACAGCCGACAACAGAAGCAGCGTCAGCGGTAGCAACAGCGAGACTCTAAGCAGCACAAAGTCTGAGGAAGTTACTTTGAGAAATGGATCTGGCAGACGCTACTGCAAGGTCCTCTTCAGCTACGATCCCTGTAACGAGGACGAGCTAGCTTTAGTGCCGCAGGAATCGATAGAATTCCTGGGAGAAGTGGAGGAAGGATGGTGGAGAGGTCGACTCAGAGGTAGAGTCGGCGTGTTCCCCTCGAACTTTGTCTCCCAGCCTGCCCCGGAAGAGCAAGAGAGGCACAAGGAGCGGGATAAGAAGGAGATGTGCAGAGTACTGTTCCCTTATGAGGCTGCTAACGAGGATGAGCTTACCCTGGCCGAGGGAGATATGATCACGCTTATATCCAAGGACGCACCGGACAAG GGATGGTGGAAAGGAGAGCTGAAAGGACAAGTGGGTCTGTTCCCTGACAATTTTGTCGAGCTGATCGGTACGAAGAATGAGTCACAGGAGCAAGAATCCCAGCGGGGGTACGAGGTTACGTCGCTTAGCGCAAAGTCAAGTACTAAACATTCCCATCAAGTGAAGAAAATCGAAAAGGCGCACGTTAGGAAAAGTCTGGATGCCAGAAACGCTCACACGAGTAATATATCAG ATCATTTCCCCGTCATAAGCACCACTAAAAAGAGCCCTATGATGCCGGTGATGGCCACCGGAAGCGGGGACGGTGATAAGAAGTCGGCCACCTCGATTATATCGAGCCTGAAACGTCTCGTGATCGACGtgggaaataataataacggtATCGGCAACACGACGAGTGCATCTTTGGAGGAATTGGATGGCGTGGAACGCGGGGAAGGCACGCCGCTTTCGCATTTGACGGCTTCTCGCGCTAAAGCGCCTCGGCGACGTCCGCCTTCGTCGCAGCATCTGCGTCATCACGCCGCCGGATCGACCGGCATCAGCACATCCCCGACGGGAATGGCCGGTCTCCCGTCCGTTCCGAACACTCTTTCG gACGAAAATATGTCTAATGGAAGGCCTGACACCGTGCTGGAACAAGTGCCGGATGAAGAAACGGACGGGCTTGCGGCGAAAACGAGGAGGAAAGCACCCTGG GTCGAGGAATTGAAAATGAATCAGATGGAGAGGCGAAAGATCGCCGCGGCTGATCGGGTCGTCGATAAAGTAGAAGTGAAGAAGGAACGTAATTTCCCGCG AATAATGACGCAAGGAAACGTCACGGATTCAGTCAACAAAGCGGACGCCGACAACGACGACAGCAAGCAGAAGGATAAAAGTCCGAGAGCCGACGCGAGTCCCCACGCTGACCACAGCCCTGGTGCATCGGGACAGTCGGCCTACGTTCCATACGCGCTCTACAGCAAATTATTGGAGAGG GTCGCCGCGCTGGAAGAGAAACAAGCAATGCTGCAAGTGACAGTGGGACAGCTCTCCGAGCAACTCACGCCTCTTCTCGCGAACGCATCGATCAACAGCAAG